ctcagcacggccctgaagatctgcacataggacaacacaatgaaaataaaacaaacaaatgcaaaacagacATTAACCACAAGAATCCCAGCCTCCCTGAGGTAgacatctgagcaggagagcttgaggatgtgagggatttcacagaagaactggtccacagcattgccttggcagagagttagtgaaaatgtattgacagtgtgcaccACAGCATAGGGAAAAAcacagccccaggcagctgctgccattttGGCACAAGCtttgctgcccaggagggtcctgtagtgcaggggtttgcagatggcaacatagcggtcataggccataacaGTGAGAAGACAAAACTCCACTGAagtgagaaagagaaacagaaagacctgtgcagcacatcctgcataggaaatggccctggtgtCCAACAGGGAATTGGCCAAGGCTTTGGGaagagtggtggagatggagcacAGGTCGacgagggagaggttgaggaggaagaagtacatgggggtgtggagacGGTAGTCACAGgttatggcagtgatgatgaggccgttgctgaggagggcagccaggtagatgcccaggaagagccagaagtgcaagagctgcagctccctcgtGTCTGCAGActccaggaggaggaagtgggtgatggagctgcggTTGGTCATTCTCCTTTTCTGGGCCTGGTGATCTATCTAAGGAGGAAAGGATAGTGACACATTGGGAGACACTTCTCTGAGGAAACTACTGTGCCATTTCTCATAGGAATTCCCCTCCCTGAGCTGAATGAGGAACGAGCCAGCTCATTCCCCAACACCACCAGCTGAGTGACCATTTATAACACATTTTAGACACTTAGTTTCCATGAGGATAGCTCTGGGGCAGGAGTACCAGAGTCAGAGTCAGAATAGAAGCTGACCTGCACTCCGGCTCAAACTCCAGAGATCAAGACTATGACAGAAAGgtagggagaaaaagagaaatacgaCTATGCTCccaaaaaatgaaacaaggagAATGTCGCAGATGGGCAAAGAATCGtagtatcatagaatggtaagggctggaagggaccttaaagttcatctggttccaacccccctgccatgagcagggacatcttccactagaccacgttgctcagagctccatctaacctggccttgaacacttccagggagggggcagccacaggttctctgggcaacctgggccagtgcctcaccaccctcatggtgaagaatttcttcctaatatctaatctaaatctacccttttttagtttacagccattcccccttgtcctatcactatacacccttgtgaaaagtccctttccatccttcctgtaggcaccttcaggtactggaaggctgctctaaggtcaccccacacccttctcttctccaagttgAACAttcccaactctcttagcctgtcctcataggagaggtactccagcatGCACTGAAgcctgctccttacccagctgtGTTCTCCAGCTCACAGGCAGTGAACCGCAGGGCACCTGGAGCAGCTCCCTGTCCTTACCTGCCCATGCCTCTGCTGTCTGGAACTGTCCCTGTTGGGATCTCTTTTGCTGTCCCCAGGTCTTGTCCCTGTTAGTGCTCACAGACCTCATCCCACCTGCTCTGTGtgctccgtcctgccctgcagacacctcctgctgctgaggactgcccagggacatctctgtgtgtgcaggggcTCGGGAGAAGCCCATACAAATGGTAACAAGGAGTGGGGTCTCCATGCCTTCTccacaaagcagaaataaattccTCCCACTGCTCACCCAGCAATCCAAGAGAACAAAACTCAAAGCACAGATTCCTTCCCTTTAAGGTGAATGGTACCTTGAGGTCTTTCTTGAAAAGAACCCTCTGAAAATGTTCTGTTGGTGATCTGGAGCTGTAAGCAGCCCTAACCCACATAGTGCCCTCTCAACCGCGGAATGAACCTGGCTTACTGGGGGTCACTGCTTCCACCCAGAGCTTCTGCCCACAGCTCTGTGAGGACATTcccgggcaggctgagtgctgatcctggcaggcagcagagtccctgtcCCGGCATACGGTACACTGGCAGGCAGGgatcctgctctgaaggacagccctgggcccCACTGGCTTCACATCTGCCTTCACATCCTACAGACTTCCCCAGGAGAAGGAAGCTGTCATGAGCTGTCCCTCTGATAGTGCGATAATTAAGCCTTGCTCTGGAGcacatccttcccctctgcaccagCCAAGGAACGAGCCAGCTTTAGAACTTTCTGGGAACTGCAGCTTTACCCTGCGGCCAGAGACTTACCATGTTAAGGGCTGTGAAGATGCTTTCCCTGTTGAACACTCAGCTTTCCCGTCGGTGCCTGCTGCAGGCAGTGATCTCAGCTTCATGGTGCTTTACAGAGCTGCTGCTTATGGGCAgatctgtctctctgcagtgctgcccgcTTACCGTGAGCTcactccatcccaggagcccagctcagctcagcagcagagggtgAGCCCAAGGCATATCTTTCTCTGCCCCCTCTGGGCTTCCTCCAGGTGTCCCCAGAGCTCCAAgagaacctgctgtgaaacaggcagAAGGAATCCCTCAAGTTCCCTGTCTCAACTGGGGAGGGGCACTTCTTTGCAGCTGCATTATTTCTCCTATCAGAAAAAGCGTTGGTCGTGAGAATCACCTCTTCTTGTGCCATCAATAGCACACATGGGGTCTTGGACACTTGGTACCAGGATTCCTTATGGCAAGTCACGTCTTCTCTgatgccacagctgaggtgctttAGCCCAAACGTGCAGCAATACCTTCAGACAGAGCAACAGACAGGATGAGCTGGAGCTGTTAATGCTGGAGACAGGGCTGTGACACTGATGGAATAAACTGCCAAGACGTGGTGGCACAGCTCAAtgcagctggtcttcaaggacagcaTTCTACAAGCACAGCAACAATCCAGAGCAAAACATAGTCTAAACTTAAAAGGAAATTCAAAGGTACCATAACAAGTGTTTACTACTTTGGGAACAGTTAAAGGAGAATCAAAGATACTGTGTGACCTCTGCTTAGTTTAGTAGCAACAGGTGTAGCTAGATGGGAGATACTCcatgtcctctttgcctcagtcttccccaGCAAGTTCTCCCAGCCCTCTGACTTCAGGCatgaagcagaaagggaaaaacaagaaaTGGATGAGGATCAAATCAGGGGTCCTTGAGCAAATAGAATACTTACCAGCCAGTGGGACCGGAAGGgtggcagctgagggagctgagagGGCAAGCTGATGTCACAGTGaggccactctccattatctttgaaaggtcgtGGAGACTGAGAGAATTTTTTGACAACTGGCGGCACCCAAAAGTTTCATGAAACTTTCAAAAATTCCCAAAGGATGAGCAGGAGAGGCAAAGGATGTGCCCCAGGGCATGTCCGCTCAGGTCCTGTTTCTGAGTGAAAAGAAAAGGTGGGTGGATTTACCCAGGGCAAGCTGCACCTGGCTATCCTCCTTGCTTTTTGTAATCGAAGGACTGGATTGCCGGATAGAGGGAGAGAGTGGTATCTTTTACCTGGTAGTCAGAAAGGCATTCAGCATCATCCCTGTCTTGTGTCTAAATTAGGATATTATAGTCTGCAGGGGTAGATAAGTAGGGTTGTAAAAAAACAGCTGAACTTTTGGCCTGGAGGGACATGGTCCATGTGAGGTACTCTTAGGggtgttggagtagatgacccacagaggtcccttcccacccctaccattctgtgattctgtgattctgtgattctagctaGTAGTGTCCTGCAGGGGTCTATACTGTAGCCTGTCCTGTTTAAGAGGCCCTGGAGGTGTGAAAGAGTGCTTTTTCATACCTTTGTAGATGACAGCATATTGAGGAGAGCAGACACTACAGTGAAGTCGGGGCTGCCATCCCAAAGTTTCCTTCAACAGACCAGTGGGTTGGGCCAGTAGGAACATTAGCTAAAGTCCTGTTCTTGAGGTGGACTAAGCTTCTTCAATGATAGaggccagggactgcctgcatgggaagcagctccatgggaaaGGCACTGGTGGTCCTTGGGATTCAATAAGCCAAATATGGGCCATTAGCAAGGGTGGTCAACTGCATCTTGGGCTGTGTGAGCTGAAACACAGCTAGTGGAAGAGATAATCCCCCTCTGTTCAGCACTTTTTAAACCACATCCAGAATAATTCTCTAGTTTTTTGCCCCTAAAAAGGCAGACTGGTAAACTGGAGACAGTTCAGTGGAGGGCCATGGCTGGAACACAAGTGCTGTGAGAAGAGGCTGACATCTTGGGATTGTTCAGGCTTGAGAAAGGAAGATCTTGCAGGAACAAGGAGCAGTATGGCACTGTTCAGGTTCAGGAAGACCAATTCAGGCTCAAGTTTGTGATACAAGACGAAAGGGCAAGAGGAAATGGGTTGAAACCACAAAGGGTCAGATAGAGGGAGAGATTTTTCCAACATGAGGATAGTCAAGTGCTGGAAGTTGTTTGCCAGGGAGTGTGAACTAGCTCTATCCCAGAAAGTAATCAAGACTTATTTAGATAAAGGTCTGAGAAATCTGGTctaaccctgctttgagcaggaggtagGTCAAGACGCCTcctgaggttccttccagcctgaTTGATGCTGTCCCTCCTTCACCTTCATGTTTTCAAATTAAGGAAAGCTCTCAGATTCTCCCCGATACACTGAAGTGATTCATATCAAGTGCTGGGCTACTCCACAGGTGCCCCCAGACAACCCTGATGACATGCTCTCCTTGCCCCAAGTTCTTCTCTTTTATATCCTAATATTCTTCAGAAAGAACTGCCTGCCCTCTGAATCTTTTCCCCATTGATCGTGAATTTCTTGGTTTGTTCCTTCTTTTGGTGTTTCTGAGATGGTTGCTGTGGTAATTTTCAACCTTGGAGAGCATCTCCATTAAGCACATCATTCTCTTTCATTACAtgtagtgtcctgcaattctcCATATGCTCATCTTGTATGAGGCACTGGCCAACAAACCTTAAATGCTGACATGTTGGAGTTTCAGTCCATAAAGACCTTAACACACATGGGGACTTAGCGAACTGAAGAATCCTGAAATTTTAAAAGGCAAAGGGGGCAAGGTCCTCACGGGGGGCAGAATAAACCTGGTGCACTGGGAAGGCTGTGATGTGCCTGGCTGAAGAGTGCTCTGGGGAGAAGGGCATGGGAGTGACGATGGATGCCATATGAGCCAGTGAGTCTCCCAGTTTGAAAGGAGGATGGAGAAACTGGAGAACGTCCAGGTGAAGTCTGTCATGACGGGGTTAGGGGCCAGAAGCACAAgttgtgtggagaggctgagggaactctTCAGTCTTCTGAAGGGGAGATGCAGAAGACAGTCTAAAAGCAGACAGCATCTACCTGCAGACATGAAGGTGAAGGCAaacttttcttctgttaaaaatgtTATGGCACAGGCAACAGCCACAAACTTCCTTCATGTA
The nucleotide sequence above comes from Opisthocomus hoazin isolate bOpiHoa1 chromosome 38, bOpiHoa1.hap1, whole genome shotgun sequence. Encoded proteins:
- the LOC104335367 gene encoding olfactory receptor 14A16, producing the protein MTNRSSITHFLLLESADTRELQLLHFWLFLGIYLAALLSNGLIITAITCDYRLHTPMYFFLLNLSLVDLCSISTTLPKALANSLLDTRAISYAGCAAQVFLFLFLTSVEFCLLTVMAYDRYVAICKPLHYRTLLGSKACAKMAAAAWGCVFPYAVVHTVNTFSLTLCQGNAVDQFFCEIPHILKLSCSDVYLREAGILVVNVCFAFVCFIFIVLSYVQIFRAVLRIPSEQGRHKAFSMSLPHLAVVSLYVSTGTFAYLKPPSLASPSLNLVMSFLYAVLPPAVNPLIYSLRNKELKDALWKLMTGCFSEESMNCQSSSAYHS